The following coding sequences are from one Saprospiraceae bacterium window:
- a CDS encoding OmpH family outer membrane protein — MKFKLFLLSLGIILISLFNSSNLSAQKFGYLNSQALLSEMPEVKQADAELQALQTQLEKKGQQMVQDLQTKYQDLQRREQSGEISPKALDEEAGKLKAQETEISKFEEDMQKELATKRQQKLQPLLDKVNTAIKQVATENQFTYIFDSSAGILLYAQETMDVTALVKTKLGI; from the coding sequence ATGAAATTCAAGTTATTTTTATTGTCATTAGGAATAATCCTTATTTCTTTATTTAATTCTTCGAATCTTTCTGCACAAAAATTTGGCTATTTGAATTCTCAGGCATTGTTGTCTGAAATGCCTGAAGTCAAACAAGCTGATGCAGAACTGCAAGCTTTACAAACTCAATTGGAGAAAAAAGGCCAACAAATGGTACAGGATCTTCAAACCAAATATCAAGATCTACAGAGAAGAGAACAATCAGGAGAAATCTCGCCAAAAGCTCTTGACGAGGAAGCGGGCAAACTGAAAGCACAAGAAACCGAGATCAGTAAGTTTGAGGAAGACATGCAAAAAGAACTGGCCACAAAACGCCAGCAGAAATTGCAACCACTTCTGGACAAGGTAAATACTGCTATAAAGCAAGTGGCCACAGAAAATCAGTTTACCTACATATTTGATTCAAGCGCAGGAATCCTTTTGTATGCGCAAGAAACCATGGATGTAACGGCTCTGGTAAAAACAAAGCTGGGCATTTAA
- a CDS encoding OmpH family outer membrane protein has protein sequence MNLLKSLFFAALAMCFSQVNAQKFALVDVNKVLESVDDYKKAQEELDKMAATWKQEISLEYDKIKAMYNKYQAEQVLLTEEQKKAKEEEIMNKEKDVRKLQKDKFGEEGELFRKRQDLVRPIQERVYGAIQDYAVGKSLDVILDTSGSAGVIYYSKEMDKTEEIIKKIKMMPR, from the coding sequence ATGAATTTATTGAAATCCCTCTTTTTTGCCGCTCTGGCAATGTGCTTTAGCCAAGTGAATGCTCAAAAGTTTGCACTCGTTGATGTAAACAAAGTGCTCGAAAGTGTCGATGATTACAAAAAAGCCCAAGAAGAATTAGACAAAATGGCTGCGACTTGGAAGCAAGAAATTTCGTTGGAATATGACAAGATCAAGGCCATGTACAATAAGTACCAGGCGGAACAGGTCCTTCTTACTGAAGAGCAGAAAAAAGCCAAAGAAGAAGAGATCATGAACAAGGAAAAGGACGTCCGTAAGCTCCAAAAAGACAAATTTGGTGAAGAGGGCGAATTGTTCCGCAAACGTCAAGATCTTGTCAGGCCGATTCAGGAAAGGGTGTATGGCGCCATCCAGGATTATGCCGTCGGAAAAAGTCTGGATGTAATATTGGATACTAGCGGATCCGCCGGAGTCATATATTACTCTAAAGAAATGGACAAGACAGAAGAAATCATCAAAAAGATAAAGATGATGCCTCGCTAA
- a CDS encoding T9SS type A sorting domain-containing protein: MKNRILSRQLWLFLLLLTSSRMFAQVVNFPQVPMPPGLPAGQVGLHQYLISSADVINSQIVSVSKSNLIQAITNGNLSTLLPGDGSPMSWITLHFDYTSETNYEYIGLITDDAGEEYININMHDNQLYMEINTATGFYRLMPLSDDVQVFLNYQDNYGDQTCVGLSNPGDGTWIEPDCNIRVPACDIRMLFIITASVASRYNGANFLPVAVTLVDQANSSFKRSGVVHRITLVGMEISNDVGGDGDVLYELARMNIYSILLSGQLKTLREQYQADVLFGVINDICGPGETYAAASTPATNGPPSNYAGCCAVAKVAQVLNADFTGIHEIGHWLNGRHTDDPTAPPGRGYIFTVPNVYTRGTLMDNTKNMKRINYYSTPKLKHLGVPIGDADHNNVCNMNAYGCTVAELKPSSTCSYTSTSDFDNDCTPTTVTIETKPTRNSPTNCHVPGVTEYEFFYSTNGVNYTLICPRSTSNICTFNVPIFNVLFVKTKIYHQGNVFINSKTLRKQCIAGVTSRAKESMEWDVFHSPSEDQIEIHWYQSSNQISAGSPVFRIYNVQGVVIKEITGKSEYDIFVPSRSLANGIYYVQMTYDHQTEIKSFFKAN, from the coding sequence ATGAAAAACCGAATCCTATCCCGCCAACTGTGGCTTTTTCTCCTATTGTTAACATCGAGCAGAATGTTTGCCCAAGTGGTAAACTTTCCACAAGTGCCCATGCCTCCGGGATTGCCAGCCGGACAAGTAGGTTTACATCAATATCTGATCTCGAGTGCTGACGTGATCAACTCCCAGATTGTCTCTGTGTCAAAATCAAACTTGATCCAAGCGATTACCAATGGCAATTTGTCCACCCTACTACCAGGAGACGGATCTCCCATGAGTTGGATAACTCTTCATTTTGATTATACTTCAGAAACGAATTATGAATACATTGGACTGATTACAGACGATGCAGGTGAAGAATACATCAACATTAATATGCATGACAATCAGCTCTATATGGAAATCAACACTGCCACAGGATTTTACAGGCTAATGCCTCTGAGCGATGATGTGCAGGTATTTCTCAATTACCAGGACAATTATGGTGATCAAACCTGTGTGGGCTTAAGCAATCCGGGAGATGGCACCTGGATCGAGCCTGATTGTAATATCCGGGTACCTGCTTGTGATATTAGGATGTTATTCATTATAACCGCTTCTGTAGCAAGTAGATACAATGGTGCCAACTTTTTGCCGGTTGCCGTTACACTTGTGGATCAAGCAAATTCTTCATTCAAAAGATCTGGAGTAGTCCACAGAATTACTCTAGTAGGAATGGAGATTTCAAACGACGTAGGTGGAGATGGTGACGTTTTGTATGAGTTAGCTAGAATGAATATTTACTCTATCTTACTTTCCGGGCAATTAAAAACATTGAGAGAACAGTATCAAGCTGATGTATTGTTTGGAGTGATCAACGATATTTGCGGTCCGGGAGAGACCTATGCAGCAGCATCTACTCCAGCAACTAACGGACCTCCAAGCAATTATGCCGGCTGTTGTGCGGTCGCAAAAGTGGCTCAGGTACTCAATGCCGACTTTACTGGAATACATGAGATCGGACATTGGCTCAACGGAAGGCATACCGACGATCCTACTGCACCTCCGGGAAGAGGCTATATTTTTACAGTACCCAATGTTTATACCAGAGGAACGCTGATGGATAATACCAAAAACATGAAGAGGATAAATTATTACTCTACCCCAAAATTGAAACATTTGGGTGTACCTATCGGTGACGCCGATCATAATAATGTGTGCAATATGAATGCTTATGGATGCACTGTAGCAGAACTAAAACCCAGTTCTACCTGCTCTTACACAAGCACATCAGACTTTGACAATGACTGTACACCAACTACTGTAACCATTGAAACCAAGCCAACAAGAAATTCTCCCACAAATTGCCACGTACCTGGAGTGACAGAGTATGAATTTTTCTACAGCACAAATGGTGTAAATTATACTTTGATTTGCCCAAGATCCACCAGTAATATCTGTACATTCAATGTTCCGATATTCAATGTGCTTTTTGTTAAGACAAAAATTTATCATCAGGGCAATGTATTTATCAATAGTAAAACTTTGCGCAAACAGTGCATAGCAGGTGTGACTAGCAGAGCAAAAGAAAGTATGGAGTGGGATGTGTTTCATTCACCAAGTGAAGATCAAATTGAAATTCATTGGTATCAGTCTTCCAACCAAATTTCTGCTGGCAGTCCTGTGTTCAGAATCTATAATGTTCAAGGAGTAGTGATTAAAGAAATCACTGGGAAGTCAGAATATGATATATTTGTACCATCGAGGAGTTTGGCTAACGGGATATATTATGTTCAGATGACTTATGACCATCAGACAGAAATTAAGTCATTTTTCAAAGCAAATTAA